The following coding sequences are from one Chelonoidis abingdonii isolate Lonesome George chromosome 4, CheloAbing_2.0, whole genome shotgun sequence window:
- the FAM72A gene encoding protein FAM72A → MSTSGFTFKDRCVSVLCCRFCQQVLSSRGMKAVLLANTEIDLYSTDIPPTSTVDFIGSCYFTDICKCKLKNIACLKCGNVVGYHVIAPCKPCLLSCNNGHFWMFHS, encoded by the exons ATGTCCACGAGTGGTTTTACCTTCAAGGACAGGTGTGTGTCCGTGCTCTGCTGCAGATTCTGCCAGCAGGTGCTGAGCTCGCGGGGGATGAAGGCCGTGCTGCTGGCAAACACAGAGATCGACCTGTACTCCACCGACATCCCACCCACCAG TactgttgacttcattggaagcTGCTATTTCACTGACATCTGCAAATGCAAACTGAAGAACATTGCATGTTTAAAATG TGGCAATGTTGTAGGTTACCATGTGATTGCTCCATGCAAACCTTGCCTGCTGTCCTGTAACAATGGCCATTTCTGGATGTTTCACAGCTAA